TCTATAATGAAAAGTTCCTCCCCTTCATCGCCTGGAACCGGGGGAGATCGCCGCGCAACGAGGAAAGGAGGCCGTTCATGCACCGGGAGTATCCGAAGGACGTCAAGCTCAAGGACGGTACCAAGGTCACCCTCAAGCCGTTCGAACGGAAGGACAAGGACGCCCTGTTCACCTTCTTCCAGCGCCTGCCGGAAGGGGACCGGCTCTTCCTCAAGGACAACGTCGCCGACCCG
This window of the Deltaproteobacteria bacterium genome carries:
- a CDS encoding N-acetyltransferase, with amino-acid sequence MHREYPKDVKLKDGTKVTLKPFERKDKDALFTFFQRLPEGDRLFLKDNVADP